The following proteins are co-located in the Spinactinospora alkalitolerans genome:
- a CDS encoding ArsR/SmtB family transcription factor produces the protein MTMNSTDGCPSTTSAGLGAAEALFHSLSDSTRLAIVRRLASGEARVADLVAQLGLAQSTVSKHVACLRDCGLVDGRPEGRQVFYSLTRPELLDLLASAEVVLAATGNAVALCPNYGTDSENVEVRGE, from the coding sequence ATGACGATGAATAGCACGGATGGATGTCCATCCACAACGAGCGCGGGTCTGGGCGCGGCCGAGGCGCTGTTCCACAGCCTCTCCGACTCCACCCGGCTGGCCATCGTGCGCCGCCTGGCCTCGGGGGAGGCGCGGGTGGCCGACCTGGTGGCCCAGCTGGGGCTGGCCCAGTCCACGGTCTCCAAGCACGTGGCGTGCCTGCGCGACTGCGGCCTGGTCGACGGTCGTCCCGAGGGGCGCCAGGTGTTCTACTCCCTGACCCGGCCCGAACTGCTGGACCTGCTGGCCTCGGCCGAGGTCGTGCTGGCCGCGACCGGGAACGCGGTCGCGCTGTGCCCCAACTATGGAACCGACAGCGAGAACGTGGAGGTGCGCGGTGAGTGA
- a CDS encoding cadmium resistance transporter: protein MDLTTIAQAAGLFTVTNIDDIVVLALFFAQGAGHRGSTARIVAGQYLGFTAILAAALAAAFGATFLPEQVRAYFGLLPLLLGLRAAWKLWRGDDDDDAPDSNGGPALLTVATVTFANGGDNIGVYVPVFVTERRTRNTAPSNKCTAPVGCARPHLRGSARPSPPSSSPRWPPTPAGNPGTRQAPSSSTGPAPPGSGLTVPRRCVTVALRPITDESAHSFPHVTAIGEKTGGMAAAMR, encoded by the coding sequence GTGGACCTGACCACCATCGCCCAGGCCGCCGGCCTGTTCACTGTCACCAACATCGACGACATCGTGGTGCTCGCGCTGTTCTTCGCCCAAGGCGCCGGACACCGCGGCTCCACCGCCCGGATCGTGGCCGGGCAGTACCTGGGCTTCACCGCGATCCTGGCCGCCGCGCTGGCCGCCGCATTCGGCGCGACCTTCCTGCCCGAGCAGGTACGCGCCTACTTCGGACTACTGCCACTGCTGCTGGGCCTGCGCGCCGCCTGGAAACTGTGGCGCGGCGACGACGACGATGACGCCCCAGACAGCAACGGCGGCCCGGCCCTGCTCACCGTCGCCACCGTCACCTTCGCCAACGGCGGCGACAACATCGGCGTCTACGTCCCCGTCTTCGTCACCGAGCGAAGGACGAGGAATACCGCACCTTCGAATAAGTGCACTGCCCCAGTCGGGTGTGCGCGTCCTCACCTCCGGGGCTCCGCACGGCCGTCGCCGCCCTCGTCATCGCCGCGCTGGCCGCCTACACCGGCTGGGAATCCTGGCACGAGGCAGGCGCCGTCGAGTAGCACGGGCCCGGCTCCGCCGGGGTCTGGTCTCACCGTGCCGCGCAGATGCGTCACCGTGGCCCTGAGGCCGATCACGGACGAATCGGCGCACTCGTTCCCGCACGTCACAGCCATTGGCGAGAAAACCGGGGGTATGGCCGCGGCCATGCGATGA
- a CDS encoding heavy metal translocating P-type ATPase: MSDACGCGGDEPRTTQEAEEHEPETLWQVSETRFAAVAAALLLAGYGAGWVGAGDLVGLVLKAAALVVAAWTFVPGTVRRLAKGKIGVGTLMTIAAVGAVLLGEVGEAAMLAVLYTIAEGLEEYSVARTRRGLRALLDLVPDQARVLRDGTEQSIDPAELVVGDTLVVRPGERLATDGVIASGHTSLDTSAITGESVPVEAGPGNEVFAGSINGTGALEVTVTSTAADNSLARIVSIVEAEQSRKGAGQRLADRVARPLVPGVMVAAALIAVLGALFGDPLTWIERALVVLVAASPCALAISVPVTVVAAIGAASKHGTLVKGGAALEAMGRVRTVALDKTGTLTRNHPAAIETVPAPGHTAEQVLAVAAALEERSEHPLARAILDAAPAPQRADGVEAVTGAGLTGTLHGRSVRLGRPGWIEAGPLAGDVERMQHAGATAVLVEDGGALLGAIAVRDELRPEAGEVVTSLRSAGYRIVMLTGDNRATATALAAQAGIDAGDVHADLRPEEKSRIVGQLREHGPVAMVGDGVNDAPALATADLGIAMGAMGTDVAIETADVALMGEDLRHLPRVLGHARRSRAIMWQSVGLSLAIIIGLMPLALFGVLGLAAVVLVHEVAEVVVIGNGIRAGRTRKLALAPGGPATAAPRERMEAGA; this comes from the coding sequence GTGAGTGACGCGTGCGGCTGCGGTGGCGACGAGCCCCGCACCACCCAAGAGGCCGAAGAGCACGAGCCGGAGACGCTGTGGCAGGTGAGCGAGACCCGCTTCGCCGCCGTCGCTGCGGCGCTGCTGCTGGCCGGTTACGGTGCGGGCTGGGTCGGCGCCGGCGACCTGGTGGGGCTGGTTCTCAAGGCCGCGGCGCTGGTGGTCGCCGCCTGGACGTTCGTTCCTGGCACCGTGCGCCGCCTGGCCAAGGGCAAGATCGGCGTGGGCACGCTGATGACCATCGCCGCCGTCGGCGCCGTGCTGCTGGGCGAGGTGGGCGAGGCCGCGATGCTGGCGGTGCTCTACACCATCGCCGAAGGGCTGGAGGAGTACTCCGTGGCCCGCACCCGGCGCGGCCTGCGCGCCCTGTTGGACCTGGTCCCCGACCAGGCCAGGGTGCTGCGCGACGGAACCGAGCAGAGCATCGATCCGGCCGAACTGGTCGTGGGCGACACGCTGGTGGTGCGCCCCGGGGAGCGCCTGGCCACCGACGGGGTCATCGCCTCCGGGCACACCAGCCTGGACACCTCCGCCATCACCGGCGAGTCCGTCCCCGTCGAGGCAGGACCCGGGAACGAGGTGTTCGCCGGATCCATCAACGGCACCGGCGCCCTGGAGGTCACCGTTACCTCCACCGCGGCCGACAACTCCCTGGCCCGCATCGTGTCCATCGTGGAGGCCGAGCAGTCCCGCAAGGGCGCCGGGCAACGCCTGGCCGACCGTGTCGCCAGGCCGTTGGTGCCCGGGGTGATGGTCGCCGCGGCGCTCATCGCCGTTCTGGGAGCCCTGTTCGGTGATCCGCTGACCTGGATCGAACGCGCCCTGGTCGTGCTGGTGGCCGCCTCACCGTGCGCGCTGGCCATCTCCGTGCCCGTCACCGTGGTCGCCGCGATCGGCGCCGCCTCCAAGCACGGCACCCTGGTCAAGGGCGGAGCCGCCCTGGAGGCCATGGGCCGGGTCCGCACCGTCGCTTTGGACAAGACCGGCACCCTGACCCGCAACCACCCGGCCGCCATCGAAACCGTCCCCGCACCCGGCCACACCGCCGAGCAGGTGCTCGCGGTGGCCGCCGCCCTGGAGGAGCGCAGCGAACACCCCCTGGCCCGCGCCATCCTGGACGCCGCCCCCGCACCCCAGCGCGCTGACGGCGTGGAGGCAGTCACCGGCGCCGGGCTCACCGGCACGTTGCACGGCCGCAGCGTGCGGCTGGGCCGCCCGGGCTGGATCGAGGCCGGGCCTCTGGCGGGGGACGTGGAGCGGATGCAGCACGCCGGGGCCACCGCCGTCCTGGTCGAAGACGGCGGCGCGCTGCTGGGCGCCATCGCGGTCCGCGACGAGCTGCGCCCCGAAGCGGGCGAAGTCGTCACGTCCCTGCGCAGTGCGGGCTACCGGATCGTGATGCTCACCGGGGACAACCGCGCCACCGCCACTGCCCTGGCCGCCCAGGCGGGCATCGACGCGGGCGACGTGCACGCCGACCTGCGCCCCGAAGAAAAGTCCCGCATCGTCGGCCAGCTCCGCGAGCACGGGCCCGTGGCGATGGTGGGTGATGGGGTCAACGACGCCCCGGCGCTGGCCACCGCCGACCTGGGGATCGCGATGGGGGCGATGGGCACCGACGTGGCGATCGAGACCGCTGACGTCGCTTTGATGGGTGAGGACCTGCGCCACCTGCCCCGCGTGTTGGGCCATGCCCGCCGCTCCCGGGCCATCATGTGGCAGAGCGTGGGACTGTCGCTGGCCATCATCATCGGCCTGATGCCCCTGGCGCTGTTCGGGGTCCTCGGGCTGGCCGCGGTGGTGCTGGTGCACGAGGTGGCCGAGGTCGTGGTCATCGGCAACGGCATCCGCGCCGGACGCACCCGCAAGCTGGCTCTGGCCCCCGGTGGCCCCGCCACCGCCGCACCGCGCGAGCGCATGGAGGCGGGGGCGTGA
- a CDS encoding signal peptidase II — protein sequence MAVTGLITAAVAAYAWRTAPTTPVVGRIGLAGVLGGALANLIDRGLDGVATDYLHTGWWPTFNLADAFIVGGAVLLVLTAARHPAPAPGKDPAPWT from the coding sequence GTGGCCGTCACCGGGCTCATCACCGCCGCCGTGGCCGCCTACGCCTGGCGCACCGCCCCCACCACCCCCGTCGTGGGCCGTATCGGCCTGGCCGGGGTGCTGGGCGGTGCGCTGGCCAACCTCATCGACCGCGGCCTCGACGGCGTGGCCACCGACTACCTGCACACCGGCTGGTGGCCCACCTTCAACCTCGCCGATGCCTTCATCGTCGGCGGCGCGGTGCTACTCGTGCTCACCGCCGCCCGCCATCCCGCACCGGCGCCCGGCAAGGACCCTGCCCCGTGGACCTGA